In Anopheles cruzii chromosome X, idAnoCruzAS_RS32_06, whole genome shotgun sequence, one genomic interval encodes:
- the LOC128269075 gene encoding protein 60A-like, with protein sequence MNRKVFLVPMLLVSCCWWRASLASAPTTLSGIYVDNGIDQTIQEDALSFDEQQEIEDEILNLLGLPGPKPTVRHLHSSVGKSAPQFLLNVYDQLQQEQEESNAVIGESGAYSRTRKVRSATSMDILITDADRKAIEESDIIMTFLNKNHHGSEMRHEKGRRLWFSIGNIENDVSILMGELRLYRKLNLNKFSTYNSTLTLTVYALIELDGESEMTEISSLKLTGDFEGWLEINVTGAVDLWLKNRQANHGLYIGAYFGDRVEREVKLDDAGFVSVRGSEEYQPFLVVYANSQQMMKPILQRHLTRNKRNSGQRRRKGKTDHRNPLYPYHPQFDHHKSCRIQQLYVSFKDLQWHEWIIAPEGYGAYYCSGECNFPLNAHMNATNHAIVQTLVHLNHPTKVPKPCCAPTKLIPISVLYHIDESNVNLKKYKNMVVKSCGCH encoded by the exons ATGAATCGCAAAGTGTTCTTGGTTCCGATGCTCCTggtgtcctgctgctggtggcgggcATCGCTAGCATCCGCGCCAACGACCCTGTCTGGCATTTACGTTGATAACGGCATCGACCAAACCATACAGGAGGACGCACTGTCGTTCGACGAGCAGCAGGAAATCGAAGATGAAATTCTCAATCTACTCGGATTGCCGGGTCCTAAGCCCACGGTGCGCCATCTTCACTCCTCAGTCGG TAAATCTGCGCCTCAATTTTTGCTCAATGTATACGatcagctgcagcaggaaCAGGAAGAGAGCAATGCGGTGATCGGTGAGAGTGGTGCATACTCGCGGACACGAAAGGTTCGTAGTGCTACTAGCATGGATATCCTGATCACCGATGCCGATCGAAAGGCGATTGAAGAAAGCGATATAATAATGACATTTTTGAATAAGA ATCACCATGGCAGTGAAATGCGCCACGAGAAAGGCCGTCGCTTATGGTTTAGCATCGGCAACATCGAGAACGACGTCAGCATACTGATGGGCGAATTACGGCTCTATCGAAAGCTGAATTTGAATAAGTTTAGCACGTACAACTCCACTCTTACGTTGACAGTTTACGCGCTCATTGAACTGGACGG CGAGAGCGAAATGACTGAAATCTCCAGCCTGAAGCTGACGGGTGACTTTGAGGGTTGGCTGGAAATCAACGTAACTGGGGCCGTTGATTTATGGTTGAAAAACCGCCAGGCCAACCACGGGTTGTATATCGGCGCGTACTTTGGTGATCGTGTTG AACGCGAAGTCAAGCTGGACGATGCCGGTTTCGTTAGTGTACGCGGCAGCGAAGAGTATCAGCCATTTCTGGTTGTGTACGCCAACAGTCAACAG ATGATGAAACCGATCTTGCAGCGTCATTTAACTCGCAACAAGCGCAACTCTGGCCAGCGTCGGCGCAAGGGAAAAACTGACCACAGAAATCCCCTCTATCCGTATCACCCACAGTTTGATCATCATAAGAGCTGCCGCATTCAACAGCTGTACGTCAGCTTCAAGGATCTACAGTGGCAT GAATGGATCATCGCACCTGAAGGCTACGGTGCGTATTATTGTAGCGGTGAATGCAACTTTCCACTGAACGCACACATGAACGCGACAAATCACGCCATAGTACAGACGCTTGTACACCTAAATCATCCGACTAAG
- the LOC128269065 gene encoding uncharacterized protein LOC128269065 → MDEEESPYLSGFLTIRSQSGFSWRVTKKVKYCQLFKASRHGIERLEISDTENDKTARIVTLENCVKIVLDQPPQNTINIVSKTGQIQLYSPDELLARQWTNALQIVAFKDKSNQAPTPPRQNTIEEDNDLYCSSYSEGIYTVTLIATDASIKNGIEPKMYTLELGQIDMRLKCYEDESMTVALWPYRYIRKYGYREGKFTFEAGRKCNTGEGTFKLDNANPQDIFRCMLTKMKSMKKIISSSSLEHEAHGLSSQLCAALAMEPGSRSPLPGIHCDDGVATLHLASIDTIPAIHDAAAQHGKTVTPTKPPRKQGMPIAGGSVGDQQDSKLANVSTVFIKTGGNNGLQCTGGQRNQSIFVPSAPGPAHEESMDRCRVKELDYECVKDITDAWKLYGLNDVKHTEPSHVPETPKSSFGAAPVPTTHANGTSGIDQVQRLEYDRLDFFRTTTRHSSGDYKTIVPIRLPGRDQTTAYTQPAASSSVPSDDYEIIGEPTTGTTPQPQQHNPSLHGPPNSYGSSGTVRRLPEEGFEFLVFNEEDQRNIAATINYATISKPKRV, encoded by the exons ATGGATGAAGAAGAGAGTCCCTATTTGTCCGGTTTCTTGACGATCAGATCACAGAGTGGTTTTTCGTGGCGAGTAACAAAAAAG GTTAAATATTGTCAACTGTTTAAAGCGAGCCGCCACGGGATCGAACGGCTTGAAATCAGCGACACCGAAAACGACAAAACCGCACGCATCGTAACGCTTGAAAATTGCGTTAAGATTGTACTGGATCAGCCACCTCAAAACACGATCAACATCGTTTCGAAGACGGGCCAAATACAGCTTTACTCGCCAGATGAACTGCTAGCCCGTCAGTGGACCAACGCGTTGCAGATTGTAGCGTTCAAGGATAAATCGAATCAAGCCCCGACGCCGCCGCGGCAAAATACAATTGAAGAGGATAATGACTTGTACTGCTCCTCGTACAGTGAAGGTATCTACACGGTAACTCTTATAGCAACTGATGCCTCCATCAAGAATGGCATCGAACCGAAGATGTATACACTCGAGCTGGGCCAAATTGATATGCGACTGAAGTGTTACGAGGACGAAAGTATGACCGTGGCTCTTTGGCCTTATCGGTATATTCGTAAGTATGGCTACCGAGAGGGCAAGTTTACGTTCGAGGCTGGTCGGAAGTGCAACACAGGTGAGGGTACGTTCAAGCTAGACAACGCTAACCCGCAAGACATATTCCGTTGTATGCTGACTAAGATGAAATCAATGAAGAAGatcatctcgtcgtcgtcattggAACACGAGGCACATGGACTGAGCAGCCAGCTTTGCGCAGCTTTAGCCATGGAACCGGGTTCCCGAAGTCCTCTACCGGGCATCCACTGTGACGACGGTGTAGCTACCCTGCACCTGGCTTCGATCGATACGATACCCGCGATacacgatgctgctgcgcaGCACGGAAAAACGGTTACACCCACGAAACCACCTCGCAAACAGGGGATGCCTATTGCTGGAGGTAGTGTAGGGGACCAGCAGGATTCAAAGCTTGCGAACGTGTCGACGGTGTTTATCAAAACGGGCGGGAACAACGGACTGCAGTGTACTGGTGGCCAACGGAATCAGTCCATTTTCGTACCCAGTGCGCCTGGACCAGCTCACGAGGAGTCGATGGATCGATGCAGAGTTAAGGAGCTAGACTATGAGTGTGTTAAGGACATTACTGATGCATGGAAGCTGTACGGATTGAATGACGTTAAGCACACCGAGCCGTCACACGTACCGGAAACACCAAAAAGCTCATTTGGAGCAGCTCCAGTTCCGACAACGCACGCAAATGGAACGTCCGGGATTGACCAGGTTCAGCGGCTGGAGTACGATAGGTTGGATTTTTTCCgaaccaccacccgccactCGTCAGGCGACTACAAAACCATCGTGCCTATCCGGCTACCAGGCCGTGATCAAACAACCGCTTACACCCAACCAGCGGCTTCGTCATCAGTGCCGTCGGATGATTATGAAATCATCGGCGAACCTACCACGGGAACTACTCCACAACCCCAGCAGCACAATCCGTCCTTGCATGGGCCTCCAAACAGCTACGGTTCCAGTGGTACGGTCCGTCGACTACCAGAGGAGGGCTTTGAATTTTTAGTATTCAACGAGGAAGATCAGCGCAACATTGCAGCTACCATCAATTACGCGACCATTAGTAAACCGAAGCGAGTGTGA
- the LOC128275853 gene encoding calpain-D yields MGTIASVLQWYCIACNYLNPTESVRCLRCRTLRRVNGVDIVHHQIRSVAEVPRQAATCVRMKDVNRKLVTNDCLFRVIDSLALAHKNINRKKIERSFAQPQADRYCWSRRRHLSQPSINRRWSCHRCRLYNRSVSWHCINCETLSLIAPVYKDTIKKSLTQLIRRGTDDHHGCGLCAIASIKATSMEQLWAARCRFCLYNQFNFEGDRSSCCCVGASESRLPRCQHSSTDSAGRTNGAVTTITKRTGGLIVVPSASQRLIDNSTTNVRLKDNQSHHHHHHHPKNKMQNQTGKSYASPYYASVEPIYAVINKETKRKHVASKMTSDAVNNNPSDTNTDQRDIILKDSPEDDYATPSFLLRPVPDEIVGKNRRPEKDDSSFTGNSGSAKVTAKCKYNKQLLNYKNNFDKGIADCQDHDIFSVMDEYSTHQNSTILELDNIPAIVKVPIASFEQDLEEEWCTKTSMLNQDEKEWSCRKCTLVNSSTVLACAACGGSKLRSICNVEEMTLKKGEFWTCAKCTLKNSILQPDCSACKSLRPTLKAVAIANESLELSQLATNRLILGQCDEPSNSRSSSAPGVPAAAESGAIPKHQLPAALCQPTVKVANPLQVVTIPKRTWQCPACTYENSLACVVCDICSSHRHIDTCGLVLWQQQQQRQRSDRLADNQRQLDDIDALNRWRSIIEYCLENGQAFVDDSFPPATKSLYYQPSSNVDSNPVAQWRRPHEIICEGGSSQGSLMPMWAVFRTPLPSDICQGVLGNCWLLSALAVLAEREDLVREVLLTKEICPQGAYQVKLCKDGRWTTVLVDDLLPCDKRGHLVYSQAKRKQLWVPLIEKAVAKLHGCYEALVSGRAIEGLATLTGAPCESIPLQASSLPLPSEDDLDRDLIWAQLLSSRLVKFLMGASCGGGNMKVDEDEYQRKGLRPRHAYSVLDVRDIQGHRLLKLRNPWGHFSWQGDWSDDSELWTDELRDSLMPHGGSEGVFWISFEDVLRYFDCIDICKVRSEWNEVRLFGTLQPLRALSCVLITVLEPTEAEFTLFQEGQRNSEKSQRSQLDLCVVLFRTRNPANPEVGRLVEHSKRQVRGFVGCHKMLETDLYMLVCLAFNHWHTGIDDFMQYPQCVLAIHSSKRLLVEQITPPPFLLADAIINLTLAKGQRHEGREGMTAYYLTKGWAGLVVMVENRHENKWIHVKCDCQESYNVVSTRGELKTVDSVPPLQRQVIIVLTQLEGSGGFSIAHRLTHRLANSGGLHDWGPPSSTHYPPIESVSELHSPRMIT; encoded by the exons ATGGGCACGATAGCGTCGGTACTCCAGTGGTATTGCATTGCGTGTAATTACCTTAATCCAACAGAAAGCGTGCGCTGCTTACGGTGTCGAACGTTGCGTCGGGTCAACGGTGTCGATATAGTCCATCATCAGATTCGCTCGGTTGCCGAAGTGCCCAGGCAAGCTGCGACCTGCGTTCGCATGAAGGATGTGAATAG AAAACTAGTCACAAACGATTGTCTGTTCCGCGTTATAGACAGCCTAGCACTAGCgcacaaaaacataaaccggaagaaaatcgaacgTTCCTTCGCTCAGCCGCAGGCAGATCGGTATTGCTGGAGCCGTAGACGGCATCTGTCGCAACCGAGTATTAACCGCCGCTGGAGCTGTCACCGATGCCGGCTGTACAACCGGAGCGTTTCCTGGCACTGCATCAACTGCGAAACACTGAGTCTGATAGCTCCCGTGTACAAGGACACGATCAAGAAATCCCTTACACAGCTTATTCGCAGGGGCACCGACGACCATCACGGGTGCGGTCTCTGTGCCATCGCTAGCATCAAAGCTACCAGTATGGAGCAATTGTGGGCCGCCCGATGTCGCTTTTGTCTCTACAATCAGTTCAACTTCGAGGGCGACCGTTCTAGTTGCTGCTGTGTCGGAGCCAGCGAGTCAAGACTGCCGCGCTGTCAACACTCCTCAACTGATTCCGCTGGGCGGACCAACGGCGCCGTTACAACGATCACCAAGCGCACTGGCGGGCTGATCGTAGTGCCCTCTGCCTCTCAGCGGCTTATCGACAACTCAACTACTAACGTTCGGCTCAAGGATAACCaatcacatcatcatcaccaccatcatcctaagaacaaaatgcaaaaccaaaCAG GAAAAAGCTACGCTTCGCCGTACTACGCAAGCGTGGAGCCAATTTATGCTGTCATCAATAAGGAAACTAAGCGAAAACATGTCGCATCGAAAATGACCAGTGATGCTGTAAATAACAACCCGAGCGATACAAATACCGACCAGCGAGATATTATACTGAAGGACTCGCCAGAAGACGACTACGCAACTCCTTCGTTTTTGCTGAGGCCTGTGCCTGACGAGATAGTCGGGAAAAATAG ACGGCCGGAAAAAGATGATTCTTCATTTACCGGCAATAGTGGAAGCGCTAAGGTCACAGCTAAATGCAAGTATAATAAGCAACTACTGAACTACAAGAATAACTTCGATAAAGGTA TAGCTGACTGTCAAGATCATGATATTTTTTCCGTCATGGACGAATATAGCACGCATCAAAACTCTACAATCCTAGAACTCGACAACATACCGGCTATCGTGAAAGTACCAATAGCCAGCTTCGAGCAGGATCTAGAAGAAGAATGGTGCACTAAAA CATCCATGTTAAATCAGGACGAAAAGGAATGGTCCTGTCGTAAATGTACACTCGTGAATTCTAGCACAGTATTAGCGTGTGCAGCCTGCGGTGGTTCAAAGCTTCGCAGTATATGTAACGTTGAGGAAATGACGCTGAAAAAGGGCGAGTTTTGGACTTGTGCCAAGTGCACGCTCAAAAATTCAATCCTTCAGCCAGATTGTAGCGCTTGTAAATCACTTCGCCCGACTTTAAAGGCTGTGGCCATCGCGAACGAATCCCTGGAACTTTCTCAACTAGCCACGAACCGCCTCATATTGGGTCAGTGCGATGAACCTTCAAATAGTCGCTCCAGCTCAGCGCCGGGCGTCCCAGCAGCCGCAGAATCTGGGGCAATTCCAAAGCACCAACTGCCAGCCGCGCTCTGCCAACCGACGGTAAAAGTAGCTAACCCACTACAAGTGGTCACCATCCCCAAACGTACCTGGCAATGTCCTGCGTGTACGTACGAAAATTCACTCGCCTGTGTGGTCTGCGATATCTGCTCGAGTCATCGACACATTGACACCTGCGGTCTCGTTctttggcagcagcagcaacagcgtcAGCGAAGCGACCGATTGGCGGACAACCAGCGCCAGCTGGACGATATCGATGCACTGAATCGCTGGCGCAGTATCATCGAGTATTGTCTCGAGAACGGACAGGCGTTTGTAGATGATTCGTTTCCGCCCGCTACGAAAAGTCTCTACTATCAGCCGTCGTCGAACGTTGACAGTAATCCAGTCGCGCAGTGGCGACGACCACATGAAATCATCTGCGAGGGTGGCAGCAGTCAAGGATCGTTGATGCCTATGTGGGCTGTGTTTCGCACACCACTACCATCGGACATCTGTCAGGGAGTACTGGGCAACTGTTGGCTCCTGAGTGCCCTAGCAGTGCTCGCCGAGCGAGAAGATCTGGTTCGCGAGGTGCTGCTAACTAAGGAGATCTGTCCACAGGGTGCCTATCAGGTTAAACTGTGCAAGGATGGTCGCTGGACGACCGTGCTAGTGGACGATTTGCTTCCTTGCGACAAGCGTGGCCATCTTGTGTACTCGCAGGCGAAGCGAAAACAGTTGTGGGTGCCACTGATCGAGAAAGCTGTAGCGAAGCTCCACGGTTGCTACGAAGCGCTCGTGTCTGGCCGAGCAATCGAGGGACTAGCCACTCTGACGGGGGCACCGTGCGAAAGCATTCCATTGCAGGCCAGTTCTTTGCCGCTGCCTAGTGAAGATGATCTCGATCGCGATCTAATATGGGCACAGTTACTAAGTTCACGGTTGGTGAAGTTTTTAATGGGTGCCAGTTGCGGTGGTGGCAATATGAAAGTTGACGAAGATGAATACCAGCGAAAGGGCTTGCGGCCCCGGCATGCTTATTCAGTGTtagacgtgcgtgacattcAAGGACATAGGCTGTTGAAGCTGCGCAACCCCTGGGGGCACTTTTCGTGGCAAG GTGATTGGTCAGACGATTCGGAGCTATGGACAGACGAATTACGGGACAGTCTGATGCCACACGGTGGTTCGGAGGGAGTATTCTGGATATCATTTGAGGATGTGTTAAG ATACTTTGATTGTATCGACATATGCAAGGTGCGGTCGGAGTGGAATGAAGTACGGTTGTTTGGCACTTTGCAACCTTTAAGAGCTTTATCATGTGTACTAATCACGGTTTTAGAGCCGACAGAAGCCGAGTTCACCCTATTTCAAGAGGGCCAACG AAACTCGGAAAAATCCCAACGCTCACAGCTGGATCTTTGCGTTGTGCTATTCCGCACTAGAAATCCAGCTAATCCGGAAGTTGGTCGGCTTGTAGAGCATAGCAAGAGACAG GTTCGGGGCTTTGTCGGTTGCCACAAAATGCTGGAAACTGACCTATACATGCTGGTCTGTCTCGCTTTCAATCATTGGCACACGGGAATTGATGATTTCATGCAGTATCCCCAATGCGTACTGGCGATACACAGCTCGAAGCGACTGCTGGTAGAGCAAATTACACCACCTCCGTTTCTGCTAGCCGATGCCATTATCAATCTAACGTTGGCTAAGGGGCAACGACACGAGGGACGCGAAGGCATGACTGCGTACTACTTAACCAAG GGCTGGGCCGGCCTGGTGGTCATGGTTGAGAATCGGCATGAAAACAAATGGATACACGTGAAATGCGATTGCCAGGAGAGTTACAACGTTGTCTCGACGAGGGGTGAGCTCAAAACAGTCGATTCCGTACCACCTCTTCAGCGTCAG gTAATCATAGTGCTTACACAATTGGAGGGTAGCGGGGGGTTCAGCATAGCGCATCGCTTAACGCATCGATTAGCTAACTCCGGTGGCTTGCACGACTGGGGACCACCGTCTTCCACACATTATCCTCCTATTGAAAGCGTTTCTGAGCTGCACTCGCCTCGAATGATAACCTAG